Within Massilia endophytica, the genomic segment TTCTTCCCGCGCCGCGCGCCGTGCATATTCGAAGGCGTCTTCGTTCTTCACGCAGATGATCTCGTCGTAAATGTGCGTGTTCAGCACCTTGGGCACGAAGCCCGCGCCGATACCCTGTATGGGGTGCGGCCCTTTCACGCCTTTCGACAGGATGGGCGAGGCTTCCGGCTCGACCGCGATGCAGCGGAAGGACGGTTTGCGCTCCTTGATCACTTCTCCCACGCCGGTAATGGTGCCGCCCGTACCCACGCCAGCGACGAGGATGTCGGCCTGGCCGTCCGTGTCGCGCCAGATCTCTTCGGCCGTGGTGCGGCGGTGCACTTCAGGATTGGCGGGGTTGTTGAACTGCTGCGGCATGAGATAGCGCGGATCGGATGCCGCAATCTCCTCGGCCTTGCGGATGGCGCCCGCCATGCCTTCGCTGCCGGGCGTGAGTATCAGTTCTGCGCCGTAGGCGCGCAGCAGCATGCGCCTTTCGCGGCTCATGGTCTCGGGCATGACCAGCGTGCAGCGGTAGCCGCGCGCCGCGCACACCATGGCGAGGGCGATGCCCGTGTTGCCGCTCGTGGGTTCGATAACGATGGTGTCGGAACGGATCTGGCCCGCCTGTTCGGCCGCCTGGATCATGGAGAGCCCGATGCGGTCTTTCACGCTATGGGCCGGATTGTAGAACTCCAGCTTGGCCAGCACCTGCGCCTTCGCGCCGGCGGCCATGCGGTTGATGCGGACCAGCGGCG encodes:
- the cysK gene encoding cysteine synthase A, with the protein product MNIANDVTGLVGNTPLVRINRMAAGAKAQVLAKLEFYNPAHSVKDRIGLSMIQAAEQAGQIRSDTIVIEPTSGNTGIALAMVCAARGYRCTLVMPETMSRERRMLLRAYGAELILTPGSEGMAGAIRKAEEIAASDPRYLMPQQFNNPANPEVHRRTTAEEIWRDTDGQADILVAGVGTGGTITGVGEVIKERKPSFRCIAVEPEASPILSKGVKGPHPIQGIGAGFVPKVLNTHIYDEIICVKNEDAFEYARRAAREEGLLVGISSGAALWAALQVACRPENEGQTIVVIIPSFGERYLSTQLFAGLADQ